One stretch of Danio rerio strain Tuebingen ecotype United States chromosome 6, GRCz12tu, whole genome shotgun sequence DNA includes these proteins:
- the ppil1 gene encoding peptidyl-prolyl cis-trans isomerase-like 1 isoform X1: protein MAGIPPDSWQPPTVSLDTTMGTIVLELYWNHAPKTCKNFAELGRRGYYNSTKFHRIIKDFMVQGGDPTGTGRGGASIYGKQFEDEFHPELKFTGAGILAMANAGPDTNGSQFFLSLAPTQWLDGKHTIFGRVCQGIGVLNRIGMVETNSQDRPVDDIKILRVNLPS, encoded by the exons ATGGCTGGAATACCGCCGGATTCATGGCAACCTCCTACTGTTTCGCTGGACACAAC GATGGGAACTATTGTGCTTGAGCTGTACTGGAATCATGCGCCAAAAACATGCAAGAATTTCGCAGAGCTGGGCAGAAGAGGATATTACAACAGCACAAAGTTTCATCGAATTATTAAAGACTTCATGGTTCAAGGAGGCGATCCAACAGGCACAG GTCGTGGTGGTGCATCAATATATGGCAAGCAGTTTGAGGATGAATTTCATCCAGAGTTGAAATTTACAG gtgCTGGAATTCTGGCTATGGCCAATGCAGGGCCGGATACAAACGGAAGCCAGTTCTTTCTCTCGTTGGCTCCCACACAATGGCTGGATGGGAAACACACTATATTTGGACGGGTCTGCCAGGGCATTGGTGTTCTTAATCGAATCGGCATGGTGGAAACCAACAGTCAGGACCGCCCTGTGGATGACATTAAAATCCTCAGAGTGAATCTGCCCAGCTAA